A window of Oncorhynchus nerka isolate Pitt River linkage group LG4, Oner_Uvic_2.0, whole genome shotgun sequence contains these coding sequences:
- the LOC115128560 gene encoding NF-kappa-B inhibitor-interacting Ras-like protein 1 isoform X1, with protein MGKGCKVVVCGLASVGKTAILEQLLYGNHAVGSESTETQEDVYVASVETDRGVKEQLRLYDTRGLHDGLDLPKHYYSVADGFVLVYSVDSLESFKKVDVLKKEIDKSRDKKEVMVIVLGNKTDLRELRQVEHEAAQQWARGEKVKLWEVSVTERNSLIEPFTMLTSRLTQPQSKSAFPLPGRKSKGTTSNDI; from the exons ATGGGGAAAGGGTGCAAAGTTGTGGTGTGTGGTTTGGCATCTGTAGGAAAAACAGCCATCCTTGAACAGCTGTTATATGGTAATCACGCAGTTG GTTCAGAGTCCACTGAGACCCAGGAGGATGTGTATGTGGCGTCGGTGGAGACAGACCGCGGTGTGAAGGAACAGTTACGTCTCTATGACACCAGGGGGCTCCATGACGGCCTGGACCTTCCCAAGCACTACTACTCGGTGGCAGACGGCTTTGTGCTGGTCTACAGCGTGGACAGCCTGGAGTCCTTCAAGAAGGTAGATGTCCTCAAGAAGGAGATAGACAAATCCAGAGACAAGAAAGAG GTGATGGTGATCGTGCTAGGGAACAAGACGGACCTGCGTGAGCTTCGTCAGGTGGAGCACGAGGCAGCGCAGCAGTGGGCGCGGGGGGAGAAGGTCAAGCTCTGGGAGGTCAGCGTCACAGAGAGGAACTCTCTCATTGAACCCTTCACTATGCTCACCAGCCGCCTCACACAGCCTCAGAGCAAGTCTGCCTTCCCTCTTCCAGGACGCAAGAGCAAGGGCACGACGTCCAACGACATCTGA
- the LOC115128560 gene encoding NF-kappa-B inhibitor-interacting Ras-like protein 1 isoform X2, giving the protein MGKGCKVVVCGLASVGKTAILEQLLYGNHAVGSESTETQEDVYVASVETDRGVKEQLRLYDTRGLHDGLDLPKHYYSVADGFVLVYSVDSLESFKKVMVIVLGNKTDLRELRQVEHEAAQQWARGEKVKLWEVSVTERNSLIEPFTMLTSRLTQPQSKSAFPLPGRKSKGTTSNDI; this is encoded by the exons ATGGGGAAAGGGTGCAAAGTTGTGGTGTGTGGTTTGGCATCTGTAGGAAAAACAGCCATCCTTGAACAGCTGTTATATGGTAATCACGCAGTTG GTTCAGAGTCCACTGAGACCCAGGAGGATGTGTATGTGGCGTCGGTGGAGACAGACCGCGGTGTGAAGGAACAGTTACGTCTCTATGACACCAGGGGGCTCCATGACGGCCTGGACCTTCCCAAGCACTACTACTCGGTGGCAGACGGCTTTGTGCTGGTCTACAGCGTGGACAGCCTGGAGTCCTTCAAGAAG GTGATGGTGATCGTGCTAGGGAACAAGACGGACCTGCGTGAGCTTCGTCAGGTGGAGCACGAGGCAGCGCAGCAGTGGGCGCGGGGGGAGAAGGTCAAGCTCTGGGAGGTCAGCGTCACAGAGAGGAACTCTCTCATTGAACCCTTCACTATGCTCACCAGCCGCCTCACACAGCCTCAGAGCAAGTCTGCCTTCCCTCTTCCAGGACGCAAGAGCAAGGGCACGACGTCCAACGACATCTGA
- the LOC115128559 gene encoding large ribosomal subunit protein eL15, with the protein MGAYKYMQELWRKKQSDVMRFLLRVRCWQYRQLSGLHRAPRPTRPDKARRLGYKCKQGYVIYRVRVRRGGRKRPVPKGATYGKPVHHGVNQIKFARSLQSTAEERAGRHCGGLRVLASYWVGEDSTYKFFEVILIDTFHKAIRRNPDTQWITRPVHKHREMRGLTSAGKKSRGLGKGHKFHLTMGGSRRAAWKRRNTLQLHRYR; encoded by the exons ATGGGAGCGTACAAATATATGCAAGAGCTATGGCGCAAGAAGCAGTCCGACGTGATGCGCTTTCTCCTGCGCGTCCGATGCTGGCAGTACCGTCAGCTCTCCGGTCTCCACCGTGCGCCTAGACCCACCAGACCAGACAAGGCCCGCCGACTGGGGTACAAGTGCAAACAAG GCTACGTCATCTACCGTGTCCGTGTTCGCCGTGGAGGCCGCAAGCGCCCCGTGCCCAAGGGTGCCACCTACGGCAAGCCCGTCCACCATGGTGTTAACCAGATCAAGTTTGCCCGCAGCCTCCAGTCCACTGCTGAG GAGCGTGCTGGCCGTCACTGTGGAGGCCTGAGGGTGCTGGCCTCCTACTGGGTAGGAGAGGACTCCACCTACAAGTTCTTCGAGGTGATCCTGATTGACACCTTCCACAAGGCTATCAGACGCAACCCCGACACCCAATGGATCACCAGACCCGTGCACAAGCACAGGGAGATGCGTGGCCTGACGTCTGCGGGCAAGAAGAGCCGTGGCCTGGGCAAGGGCCACAAGTTCCACCTGACCATGGGCGGTTCCCGCCGGGCAGCCTGGAAGAGACGCAATACCCTGCAGCTTCACCGCTACCGCTAG